In a genomic window of Longimicrobium sp.:
- a CDS encoding carboxypeptidase-like regulatory domain-containing protein — protein sequence MIHRRLLEWSGMQVLSPLLVLGELSDPSTKLRLTGIPWEIITKITTPLMLVALCAVLYYGWKLQRIRAYTEQLKVLPSKDRGKLAGRLAEHYGVPVSGLAPADRVAIVIRELETKHSERRHNTSLAFGAFALASILWFISTVVINRPAPQPHDDQVWVQGNVYDADGTPIERDASVSVPGQPGSFLTTENGLFSFRISRAAILAGDSVEIYVRAYGKTLVDTGKVGNYSNRLKFPTRVRPSEPLLLDTGGVRPSSQKTDNEEAAAILAQEADKLWKQGQCSWPTKGTCQYEPALKRFTRASQLMPLHAEYQAQVGATLTRMLRFSAAAARFRRAIELDPNVAWYYDELCVTLRVWGQEASAAESCRRAIELDPSYREYQPEFERDLRAAYEASLNSGGADIN from the coding sequence GTGATCCACCGCCGCCTTCTGGAGTGGTCTGGTATGCAAGTATTATCACCGCTCCTCGTGCTTGGGGAGCTGTCCGATCCGTCAACAAAGCTCCGCCTCACAGGTATTCCCTGGGAGATTATTACGAAGATTACTACGCCTCTGATGCTGGTAGCACTTTGCGCGGTGCTGTACTACGGTTGGAAACTCCAGCGAATCCGTGCATATACAGAACAGTTAAAGGTTCTACCTTCGAAGGACCGAGGTAAACTTGCTGGGCGTTTGGCAGAGCACTATGGCGTTCCGGTAAGTGGCCTTGCCCCTGCGGATCGCGTCGCAATTGTGATACGGGAACTCGAGACAAAACACTCGGAGAGACGTCACAACACGTCTTTGGCCTTTGGCGCCTTCGCCCTCGCGTCTATCTTGTGGTTCATCAGTACGGTGGTCATCAACAGGCCTGCGCCACAGCCACATGATGACCAAGTATGGGTGCAGGGGAACGTCTACGACGCTGACGGAACGCCGATCGAGCGAGATGCTTCTGTGAGTGTGCCAGGACAGCCAGGGTCTTTCCTAACCACTGAAAACGGGCTTTTTAGCTTCCGGATTTCTCGTGCAGCAATATTAGCAGGCGATTCGGTTGAAATATATGTTCGTGCATATGGGAAAACGCTTGTAGACACAGGCAAAGTTGGAAATTATTCGAACCGACTCAAGTTTCCAACACGCGTTCGTCCTTCAGAACCTCTTCTCCTAGATACTGGCGGAGTTCGGCCTTCTTCGCAGAAAACGGATAATGAGGAAGCAGCAGCGATCCTGGCCCAAGAAGCGGACAAGCTGTGGAAACAGGGGCAGTGTTCTTGGCCGACGAAAGGTACATGTCAGTACGAGCCTGCGTTAAAGCGTTTTACGCGCGCTTCACAATTGATGCCGCTGCACGCGGAATATCAGGCACAAGTCGGCGCAACACTTACTCGGATGCTGCGTTTTAGTGCAGCGGCTGCCCGTTTTAGACGCGCGATAGAACTCGATCCTAATGTAGCATGGTACTATGATGAGCTGTGTGTCACACTGCGTGTCTGGGGTCAAGAGGCATCTGCGGCCGAAAGCTGTCGCCGGGCCATCGAACTAGATCCATCTTACCGGGAATATCAGCCTGAATTCGAAAGGGACCTGAGGGCAGCGTACGAAGCGTCTCTGAATTCGGGTGGAGCGGATATCAACTAG
- the tsaB gene encoding tRNA (adenosine(37)-N6)-threonylcarbamoyltransferase complex dimerization subunit type 1 TsaB encodes MNGPVLALDSSTLGGSVAVSVDGRIVAERVLPNRAGASGTLLPNADEALREAGLAPGDVAALVVGGGPGSFTGLRIAAATAKAVVRVRGVPLFAFSGLMGAAAARRDEGRAVCALFDARNREVYAGCWRFGAGVEEAMAIEALALDELIERFRGDPPLFTGEGAWMHRDTLAAAFGDEAVAPEEGPSIAAGLLWLAGAVPERGRVADVAGWEPDYVRSSGAERIAAQGRVR; translated from the coding sequence TTGAACGGCCCCGTGCTGGCCCTCGACAGCTCCACGCTCGGCGGATCGGTCGCCGTATCGGTGGACGGCCGCATCGTGGCCGAGCGCGTCCTCCCCAACCGCGCCGGCGCGTCTGGAACGCTGCTCCCCAACGCGGACGAGGCGCTGCGCGAGGCCGGCCTGGCTCCGGGCGACGTGGCGGCGCTGGTGGTGGGCGGCGGGCCCGGATCGTTCACCGGCCTGCGCATCGCCGCGGCGACGGCCAAGGCGGTGGTGCGGGTGCGAGGCGTGCCGTTGTTCGCCTTCAGCGGGCTGATGGGCGCCGCGGCCGCGCGGCGGGATGAGGGCCGCGCCGTGTGCGCCCTCTTCGACGCCCGCAACCGCGAGGTGTACGCCGGCTGCTGGCGCTTCGGGGCCGGCGTGGAGGAGGCGATGGCGATCGAGGCGCTCGCGCTGGACGAGCTCATCGAGCGCTTCCGCGGCGATCCGCCCCTCTTCACCGGCGAAGGGGCGTGGATGCACCGCGACACGCTGGCCGCCGCCTTTGGCGATGAAGCCGTGGCGCCGGAGGAGGGTCCCTCGATCGCGGCGGGGCTCCTCTGGCTGGCGGGGGCGGTGCCGGAGCGGGGACGCGTGGCCGACGTCGCGGGGTGGGAGCCGGACTACGTGCGCTCCTCGGGCGCGGAGCGCATCGCAGCGCAGGGGAGGGTGCGTTGA
- the tsaE gene encoding tRNA (adenosine(37)-N6)-threonylcarbamoyltransferase complex ATPase subunit type 1 TsaE: protein MAERVAELSEAALVAWGERIGREADTPLVIALRGDLGAGKSTLARAIVHGTGVAGDVPSPTFNLLFRYDTPRGVTVHHLDLYRLEDPDEVWDLGWQELGAAGDVVLIEWPERAETMLPATRWEVELEEAAGGDLRRVAATPVGAPPALPPMEGVR, encoded by the coding sequence ATGGCTGAGCGGGTCGCGGAGCTCTCCGAGGCCGCGTTGGTGGCCTGGGGCGAGCGGATCGGGCGGGAGGCGGATACGCCGCTGGTGATCGCGCTGCGCGGCGACCTCGGGGCGGGGAAGAGCACGCTGGCCCGCGCCATCGTGCACGGCACGGGGGTCGCGGGGGACGTCCCCTCGCCCACCTTCAACCTCCTCTTCCGCTACGACACGCCGCGCGGCGTGACGGTCCACCACCTGGACCTGTACCGCCTGGAGGACCCGGACGAGGTGTGGGACCTGGGATGGCAGGAGCTGGGCGCCGCGGGGGACGTGGTTCTGATCGAGTGGCCGGAGCGCGCGGAGACGATGCTGCCAGCGACGAGGTGGGAGGTGGAGCTGGAGGAAGCGGCCGGCGGCGACCTGCGCCGGGTCGCCGCCACGCCCGTCGGCGCCCCGCCCGCGCTGCCGCCGATGGAGGGTGTGCGTTGA
- a CDS encoding single-stranded DNA-binding protein, producing the protein MARSLNKAILIGNVGSDPEIRTTGGGSRVAQFSLATGYRKKDGTDVTQWHRIVVWERQNAGGGDPFNVIEKFVKKGTKLYVEGEIEYRSYEDKDGVTKYVTEIRPRDLLLLDGSGGGGGDYGGGGGGGGYRQGSGGGGGGGGGNRGGSRGGGGGAPAGGGGSYDDFQAPGMDDDDDLPF; encoded by the coding sequence GTGGCTCGCAGCCTCAACAAGGCCATTCTGATCGGCAACGTGGGCTCGGACCCCGAAATCCGTACGACGGGCGGCGGGAGCCGCGTCGCGCAGTTCAGCCTCGCGACGGGGTACCGAAAGAAGGACGGAACCGACGTCACCCAGTGGCATCGCATCGTCGTCTGGGAGCGCCAGAACGCGGGCGGGGGCGATCCATTCAACGTGATCGAGAAGTTCGTGAAAAAGGGTACCAAGCTCTACGTGGAAGGCGAGATCGAGTACCGCTCCTACGAAGACAAGGATGGCGTCACCAAGTACGTCACCGAGATTCGCCCGCGCGATCTGCTCCTGCTGGACGGCTCCGGCGGCGGCGGCGGGGACTACGGCGGCGGTGGCGGTGGGGGCGGCTATCGGCAGGGTTCGGGCGGCGGGGGCGGCGGTGGGGGCGGCAATCGCGGCGGATCGCGCGGCGGCGGCGGGGGAGCCCCGGCGGGCGGCGGCGGCTCGTACGACGACTTCCAGGCGCCGGGGATGGACGACGACGACGATCTGCCGTTCTAG
- the rimI gene encoding ribosomal protein S18-alanine N-acetyltransferase — protein MEASVRAMPAFRIRLLRESDLPDVMEIETAAFSTPWRENTFRGLMRRADTDLFVADAVGRVVGYAACWTVVDQSELGNVAVAEEARGRGIGGALVDAVVRRVRERGAQELFLEVRESNVGAQSVYLERGFSVIGRRRSYYSSPTEDALIMRLRV, from the coding sequence ATGGAGGCCTCCGTGCGCGCCATGCCCGCCTTCCGCATCCGCCTCCTGCGCGAGAGCGACCTGCCGGACGTGATGGAGATCGAGACCGCCGCGTTCTCCACCCCCTGGCGCGAGAACACCTTTCGCGGCCTCATGCGCCGCGCCGACACCGACCTCTTCGTGGCCGACGCGGTGGGGCGGGTCGTGGGGTACGCGGCGTGCTGGACGGTGGTCGACCAGAGCGAGCTCGGCAACGTGGCCGTGGCCGAGGAGGCGCGCGGACGCGGGATCGGCGGAGCGCTGGTGGACGCCGTGGTGCGGAGGGTCCGTGAGCGCGGGGCCCAGGAGCTCTTTCTGGAGGTGCGCGAGTCCAACGTGGGCGCGCAGTCGGTGTACCTGGAGCGCGGGTTCTCGGTGATCGGGCGCCGCCGCTCGTACTACTCGTCGCCCACGGAAGACGCGCTCATTATGCGTCTCCGCGTTTGA
- a CDS encoding DUF1353 domain-containing protein, which yields MAENQSDVPPPSRGIGGRLKRRRRGGHVEVYHRCRSSAPIWIVPANTVVDGASIPQAFWSAVGASSTGDYRRASVVHDRYCVTKSEAWKAVYRMFYEDMLAVGVEQPRAPGMYAAVYGGGPRWKRVKMGGLEGNAERLVEITPPFSEQEYREIVTWIAIDQPSVEEVERRIDAVTND from the coding sequence ATTGCTGAAAACCAGAGCGACGTACCGCCCCCATCACGGGGGATTGGTGGAAGGCTGAAGCGCCGCAGGCGCGGAGGCCACGTTGAAGTCTATCACCGATGTCGCTCGAGCGCGCCGATATGGATAGTCCCTGCCAACACGGTGGTTGACGGCGCATCTATCCCACAGGCGTTCTGGTCGGCCGTAGGGGCGTCGTCCACTGGTGATTACCGCAGGGCATCGGTGGTGCATGACCGCTACTGTGTGACGAAGTCTGAAGCATGGAAGGCGGTATACCGGATGTTCTACGAGGATATGCTCGCGGTTGGTGTCGAACAGCCGCGGGCACCCGGGATGTACGCGGCTGTCTATGGCGGCGGACCTCGCTGGAAACGTGTGAAGATGGGTGGGCTGGAAGGTAATGCGGAGAGGCTCGTCGAGATCACTCCGCCCTTCTCCGAACAGGAGTACCGGGAGATCGTCACGTGGATCGCGATAGATCAGCCGTCCGTTGAGGAGGTGGAGCGCCGGATTGACGCAGTCACCAACGACTGA